Proteins encoded in a region of the Methanofollis tationis genome:
- a CDS encoding tetratricopeptide repeat protein has translation MTINISPVRDFLWESYAVRADREFLCSVQDLSHEEKRDRFIDHALDNLMLVRLKRDPGFAQYVLERVQESPAVLERVRQTILLIFGETAEIAYSDPDLPGPKGLVEVMERAVENGGNPLEEVMQFSQDPSTVSSYTSDRIRRERESKLRYLQAWLEVAEGKIENDLEILAIRRQMSDQGSGLYYGPGMGVDDTLFPAAGFTADIFYAAHRFVVQNLRFKGRFSASGDPQLPDMSLMECVGLNLPFQATLERALFGRSVVDPHPDIEAARELWKFEADSATIAAYEWFLSLSRDEKVRVLNGNYPFSIGEQYLSDLTQCSPEAHLHHLKMTQLFYAGFYEHAAKVGEYLFSREKKGEEKYVLADGIATAYREYEDYRSALKWYEIALKLTKKLEPGMRQHKEFVERKNCAEMRHHVSGSDWFRREVARIAADAGRFPAEFRSSIEYNLAEACRRTGEYALEYEHLNGYVELVSPEDPHLTVALARLGLLTRTMDEPDFRTVRGIDLEERKEKYKRRLKTAALSYQYADALRWIDRTLEIYPIPVLYSEKSTLCRHFDRSAEAIDLLQKAAELSREGSYTKVFSWISLALLKARESGDVDGDVTEAIRRALRSTPAEDKAGPDNGYIGIIQPIIYETVGWGDPELLARFWEVFEGEFISLGLPGDPARFIGEAYLQNSLSEEARVWLQRAAGRAGAGPERAAVSSMVAASYLADGDPREACEWYARAAEDDPASALAYAGMAQCHAALMEYERARADLKRASELDPGNADYQRMEEEVAGLAAHVITLPRINSEEVRSVFRTGDWLLYSVFTGPERASYDIGPVVVQYGKGVEKMLYEEVLHPVRERIRQDARFCPAPGSGVEGRFWNGLKEEKIQPLPFTLKAVLGNAEKSLSLGQWANLVSDIKKTDCNPVTRAFRDLMEERGYSEGVIGRIGGLCRTLSLERNGAAHISFYSRDEVMEKRGEMVGVINEVIGILSNARDLQGSGEK, from the coding sequence ATGACGATCAATATATCTCCGGTCCGTGATTTTCTCTGGGAGTCGTATGCTGTCCGGGCGGACAGGGAGTTTCTCTGTTCGGTGCAGGATCTCTCGCATGAGGAGAAGCGCGACCGGTTCATCGATCATGCCCTGGATAACCTGATGCTGGTGAGACTGAAGCGCGATCCAGGGTTCGCGCAGTACGTGCTCGAGAGAGTGCAGGAGAGTCCTGCTGTCCTGGAGCGTGTCAGGCAGACGATTCTCCTGATCTTTGGTGAGACGGCAGAAATCGCGTATTCTGATCCGGATTTGCCCGGACCAAAGGGTCTGGTTGAGGTGATGGAGAGGGCCGTTGAAAACGGGGGAAATCCCCTTGAAGAGGTCATGCAGTTTTCTCAGGATCCTTCCACGGTCTCCAGTTATACCAGTGACCGTATCAGGCGGGAGAGGGAAAGCAAGCTCAGATACCTGCAGGCATGGCTTGAAGTGGCGGAGGGGAAGATCGAGAACGATCTTGAGATCCTTGCAATCCGCAGACAGATGAGTGATCAGGGGAGCGGACTTTACTACGGTCCAGGTATGGGTGTGGACGATACGCTCTTTCCGGCGGCGGGATTTACGGCCGACATTTTCTATGCAGCACACAGGTTCGTGGTGCAGAACCTCAGGTTCAAGGGGAGATTTTCTGCATCCGGGGACCCGCAGTTGCCTGATATGTCCCTGATGGAGTGTGTCGGTCTGAACCTGCCGTTCCAGGCTACCCTTGAGAGAGCGCTGTTCGGGAGGAGCGTCGTTGATCCTCATCCGGACATTGAAGCGGCCCGCGAACTCTGGAAGTTTGAGGCGGACAGCGCCACGATCGCGGCATATGAATGGTTTCTGTCCCTGTCACGCGATGAGAAGGTCAGGGTTCTCAACGGCAATTACCCGTTTTCTATCGGTGAGCAGTACCTCTCTGACCTTACGCAATGCTCTCCTGAGGCGCATCTTCACCACCTAAAGATGACCCAGTTGTTTTATGCCGGGTTCTACGAGCACGCGGCAAAGGTCGGGGAATATCTCTTCTCGCGTGAGAAGAAGGGGGAGGAGAAGTATGTTCTCGCTGACGGCATTGCGACGGCGTACCGAGAATACGAGGACTACCGTTCTGCCCTGAAATGGTACGAGATTGCGCTGAAACTGACAAAAAAACTGGAGCCCGGGATGCGCCAGCACAAGGAGTTTGTCGAGCGGAAGAACTGCGCGGAGATGCGGCATCATGTCAGCGGCAGCGACTGGTTCAGGCGGGAGGTTGCCAGGATCGCCGCCGATGCCGGACGCTTTCCGGCAGAGTTCAGGAGCTCGATCGAGTACAATCTTGCAGAGGCATGTCGGCGGACCGGCGAGTATGCCCTCGAATACGAGCACCTGAACGGGTATGTCGAACTGGTCAGTCCAGAGGACCCGCACCTCACCGTCGCCCTTGCGAGGCTTGGTCTCCTGACCCGGACGATGGATGAACCGGACTTCCGGACGGTCCGCGGGATCGATCTGGAAGAGCGGAAAGAGAAGTATAAGCGGAGGCTGAAAACCGCAGCACTGTCGTATCAATACGCGGATGCACTCCGCTGGATCGATCGCACTCTCGAAATATATCCCATACCCGTCCTCTACTCGGAGAAGTCCACCCTCTGCAGGCATTTCGACAGGAGCGCGGAGGCGATCGATCTCCTGCAGAAGGCTGCGGAGTTGTCCCGTGAGGGTTCATATACAAAGGTATTCTCCTGGATCTCCCTTGCCCTGCTGAAGGCCAGGGAGTCCGGGGATGTTGACGGCGATGTTACGGAGGCGATCCGCCGGGCCCTCAGGTCCACTCCTGCAGAGGATAAGGCCGGGCCCGATAACGGCTATATCGGCATCATCCAGCCGATCATCTACGAGACGGTGGGATGGGGCGACCCGGAGCTTCTGGCGCGGTTCTGGGAGGTATTCGAGGGAGAGTTTATCTCTCTGGGCCTGCCGGGAGATCCGGCCCGGTTTATCGGGGAGGCATATCTCCAGAATAGCCTGAGCGAGGAGGCGAGGGTCTGGCTCCAGAGGGCCGCCGGGCGTGCGGGTGCCGGGCCGGAGCGGGCGGCGGTCTCCTCCATGGTCGCCGCGTCGTATCTTGCCGACGGGGATCCCCGGGAGGCGTGCGAGTGGTATGCCCGCGCGGCGGAGGATGACCCGGCGTCGGCGCTGGCATATGCAGGGATGGCGCAGTGTCATGCCGCCCTGATGGAGTACGAAAGGGCGCGTGCGGATCTCAAGAGGGCGTCTGAACTCGATCCCGGAAACGCAGATTACCAGAGGATGGAGGAGGAGGTCGCCGGACTCGCCGCCCATGTGATCACCCTGCCGCGGATCAATTCCGAGGAGGTGCGGTCGGTCTTCAGGACCGGCGACTGGCTGCTGTACAGCGTGTTTACCGGGCCTGAACGGGCGTCCTATGATATCGGGCCGGTGGTGGTCCAGTACGGGAAAGGGGTGGAGAAGATGCTGTACGAGGAGGTCCTCCACCCGGTGCGGGAGCGGATCCGGCAGGACGCACGGTTCTGCCCGGCGCCGGGGTCAGGGGTTGAGGGGCGTTTCTGGAATGGGTTGAAGGAGGAGAAGATCCAGCCGCTGCCGTTCACGCTGAAGGCGGTGCTCGGAAATGCGGAGAAATCGCTCTCTCTGGGGCAGTGGGCAAACCTGGTCTCTGATATCAAAAAAACAGATTGCAACCCGGTGACCCGGGCGTTCAGGGACCTGATGGAGGAGAGGGGATATTCAGAGGGGGTGATCGGGCGGATCGGCGGTCTCTGCAGGACGCTCTCGCTGGAGCGGAACGGGGCCGCCCATATCTCGTTCTATAGCAGGGACGAGGTGATGGAGAAGAGGGGGGAAATGGTGGGAGTGATCAATGAGGTGATCGGGATCCTGTCGAACGCTCGGGATCTCCAGGGTTCAGGGGAAAAATAG
- a CDS encoding AlbA family DNA-binding domain-containing protein: MRREEQSFVRVSGGIITSHFVSLMEDEDHGFEYARPETFVSPWEEEDAAPQDEKEFLRRVREVWDDLRGRFDEKYRDIHAGRVSAEDARRLWQRPVLKALGFDPVSTNRQIVISDRLKYRFSHRGWFARQGIARPPVIHILPPGADPDVRPSRGEPSPQDALQDCLNRHDATWAMLMNETVIRILRDYHHTTVPGYVEFDLEGIFLNRSFPEFLALYRFCHASRFARSPASGKEPLEEYYEVSRQAGERIGESLRENVVLAIEELGNGFLDGALIERLRGDDAACRAYYQEILAVVYRIIFMLFAEQRGVLGGGEHGSLFLEEYSVTSLRERVDAFAERDDRHTDLWEGLCVTFRMMEEGVPALGVNAFDGVLFSRGNERFLKGVRCRNTALMNAIRALTWTQPENGGQGRRRNGAYGRQRISYADLSVEEIGAIYESLLDYTPRITAGFEEVEGREYRPGVFMLDPRGSERKTTGSYYTNPDLIAELVRSALDPVIADRLSRAGPEPAARERALLSIRVCDPACGSGAFLIAAANRLGRELAKVRSGTELPAAAEVHAARRDVLSHCIYGVDLNPMAVELAKVSLWINALVADRPLSFLDHHVRCGNSLVGATPDLVADGVPDEAYTPAEGESRDAAREVKRANKEQRTNRTFAAFSEPPGIPEACVRQFAALAESAEDDPAAVARKREAYERLVCSDRVARDRLAADCWCAAFFWPMDAEHAGTAPTTETVRMALAHGGEGLDPATRAGVERIAARHRFFHWHIAFPEVFADGGFDCVLGNPPWERIKIQEKEFFAFRDPAVAGARNAAERNRMITALKKANPALHAEFLDATRASERESLFIRTSGRFPLTGRGDINTYTVFSELARRVIAPRGRAGIIVPTGIATDATTAPFFGDLVESASLVSLYDFENRQKLFPIDSRMKFCLLTMAGSEAGAGAFDLAFFLHRIEDLHDDDRHFTLTPEEIGLINPNTKNCPIFRSKRDAEITKAVYRRVPVLVDEAKGDAGNLWDVSFQAMFHMSNDSHLFRTREEMEEAGFVLEGNRFVKGDEVWLPLYEAKMFHQYDHRFGTFEGVDDRGNTHIPTPTTEQHADPNFIVMPWYWVSEISVREINEDFKWYIGFRDITNSTNERTGVYSIIPYSGVGNTSPLIILSSIPPTLILLIISNFNCPSYDYCIRLKMGGTHLTYFIFKQLPVLPPSTYTPALTDFIAPRVVELTYTAWDLEAFASDVLAEVGVETWNRWFPANPVGKDGRPTPFVWDEERRFDLRCDLDALYFHLYGISREDADYIMETFPIVRRKDEAAYGRYRTKEVILQKYDALAGEFVRVLRADLPERDGAPDWAALIRGGENEGVEFKTSMSWDAATGRRNKALEHTIARTLASFMNTRGGVLFLGLDDSSGIVGLDGDISLSRRQNEDGLRLRFDDLVRTYLGNAHLPQVTVHPLDGDGKRYWAVEVRPADDPVYVTNNGDEEFWVRGTASSRKLSVRETVEYIRGRFSAPSSER, encoded by the coding sequence ATGAGGAGAGAGGAGCAGTCCTTTGTCCGGGTCTCGGGCGGGATTATTACCTCGCATTTTGTTTCGCTGATGGAGGACGAGGATCACGGGTTTGAGTATGCACGGCCCGAGACCTTTGTGAGTCCCTGGGAGGAGGAGGATGCCGCCCCGCAGGATGAGAAGGAGTTCCTGAGGCGGGTGCGTGAGGTCTGGGACGATCTGCGGGGGAGGTTCGATGAGAAGTACCGGGATATCCATGCCGGGAGGGTGAGTGCGGAGGATGCACGCCGTCTCTGGCAGAGACCGGTGCTGAAGGCGCTGGGGTTTGACCCGGTCTCGACGAACCGGCAGATCGTGATCAGCGACAGGTTGAAGTACCGCTTCTCTCACCGCGGCTGGTTTGCCCGGCAGGGTATAGCGAGGCCGCCGGTGATCCATATCCTGCCGCCGGGTGCGGACCCGGATGTCCGCCCGTCGCGGGGTGAGCCGTCGCCGCAGGACGCCCTGCAGGACTGCCTGAACCGGCATGACGCTACCTGGGCGATGCTGATGAACGAGACGGTGATCCGGATCCTGCGGGATTATCACCACACGACGGTGCCTGGGTATGTGGAGTTCGATCTCGAAGGGATTTTCCTGAACCGGAGTTTTCCGGAGTTTCTCGCTCTGTACCGGTTCTGCCATGCGAGCAGGTTTGCCCGGAGTCCGGCGAGTGGGAAGGAGCCGCTGGAGGAGTATTATGAGGTGAGCCGCCAGGCTGGCGAGCGGATCGGGGAAAGCCTCCGGGAGAATGTGGTCCTGGCGATCGAGGAACTGGGGAACGGGTTCCTGGACGGGGCGCTGATCGAGCGGTTGCGGGGCGACGATGCGGCGTGCCGGGCGTATTACCAGGAGATCCTGGCGGTGGTGTACCGGATCATCTTTATGCTCTTTGCTGAGCAGCGCGGGGTGCTCGGCGGCGGGGAGCATGGGAGCCTGTTCCTGGAGGAGTATTCGGTTACGTCCCTGCGGGAGCGGGTGGATGCGTTTGCAGAGCGGGACGACCGGCACACCGATCTCTGGGAGGGGCTGTGCGTGACCTTCAGGATGATGGAGGAGGGCGTGCCGGCGCTGGGGGTGAACGCCTTTGACGGGGTGCTGTTCTCGCGGGGGAATGAGCGGTTCCTGAAGGGTGTACGCTGCCGGAATACGGCCCTGATGAATGCGATCAGGGCGCTGACCTGGACGCAGCCTGAGAACGGGGGGCAGGGGAGGCGTCGGAACGGGGCGTACGGCCGCCAGCGGATCAGTTACGCCGATCTTTCGGTGGAGGAGATCGGGGCGATCTACGAGAGTCTGCTCGACTACACGCCGCGGATCACGGCGGGGTTTGAGGAGGTGGAGGGCCGGGAGTATCGGCCGGGCGTGTTTATGCTGGACCCGCGGGGGTCGGAGCGGAAGACGACGGGGTCGTATTATACGAACCCGGACCTGATCGCGGAGCTGGTGAGGAGCGCGCTGGACCCGGTGATCGCCGACCGGCTTTCGCGGGCCGGGCCGGAGCCTGCAGCGCGGGAGCGGGCTTTGCTCTCGATCCGGGTCTGTGATCCGGCGTGCGGGAGCGGGGCATTCCTGATCGCGGCGGCGAACCGGCTGGGGAGGGAACTGGCAAAGGTGCGGAGCGGGACTGAACTGCCGGCAGCGGCTGAGGTGCATGCGGCCAGGCGGGACGTGCTCTCGCACTGCATCTATGGCGTGGACTTAAACCCGATGGCGGTGGAGCTGGCGAAGGTCTCGCTCTGGATCAACGCGCTGGTGGCCGACCGGCCGCTCTCGTTCCTGGACCACCATGTCAGGTGCGGCAATTCGCTCGTCGGGGCGACGCCGGATCTGGTGGCGGACGGTGTGCCGGACGAGGCCTACACGCCGGCGGAGGGGGAGTCGCGGGATGCCGCAAGAGAGGTGAAGCGGGCGAACAAGGAGCAGCGGACGAACAGGACGTTTGCCGCCTTCTCTGAACCGCCGGGGATCCCTGAGGCGTGCGTGAGGCAGTTTGCCGCCCTTGCTGAGTCGGCTGAGGACGACCCGGCGGCGGTGGCGAGGAAGCGGGAGGCGTACGAGCGCCTTGTCTGTTCGGACCGGGTGGCACGCGACCGCCTGGCGGCGGACTGCTGGTGCGCGGCCTTTTTCTGGCCGATGGATGCTGAGCATGCGGGGACGGCGCCGACGACCGAGACGGTGCGGATGGCGCTGGCGCACGGGGGGGAGGGGCTCGACCCGGCGACGCGTGCCGGGGTGGAGCGGATCGCCGCCAGGCACCGTTTCTTCCACTGGCATATCGCCTTCCCCGAGGTCTTCGCCGACGGGGGGTTCGACTGCGTGCTCGGGAACCCGCCGTGGGAGCGGATCAAGATCCAGGAGAAGGAGTTCTTTGCCTTCCGCGATCCCGCTGTGGCCGGGGCCAGGAACGCCGCCGAGCGGAACCGGATGATCACGGCGCTGAAGAAGGCGAACCCGGCGCTGCACGCCGAGTTCCTGGACGCCACGCGTGCGAGCGAGCGCGAGAGCCTGTTCATCCGGACGTCGGGGCGTTTCCCGCTGACCGGGCGGGGGGACATCAACACCTATACGGTCTTTTCCGAACTCGCCCGCCGGGTGATCGCACCCCGCGGCCGGGCCGGGATCATCGTGCCGACCGGGATCGCCACCGACGCCACGACCGCCCCCTTCTTCGGCGACCTGGTGGAGTCGGCGTCGCTCGTGAGCCTCTACGACTTCGAGAACCGGCAGAAACTCTTCCCGATCGACAGCAGGATGAAGTTCTGCCTGCTCACGATGGCCGGGAGCGAGGCGGGGGCGGGCGCCTTCGACCTCGCCTTCTTCCTCCACCGGATCGAGGACCTCCACGACGACGACCGGCACTTCACCCTCACGCCCGAGGAGATCGGGCTGATCAACCCGAACACGAAGAACTGCCCGATCTTCAGGTCGAAGCGGGACGCGGAGATCACGAAGGCGGTCTACCGCCGGGTGCCGGTGCTCGTGGACGAGGCGAAGGGGGACGCCGGCAACCTATGGGATGTTTCGTTTCAGGCGATGTTCCATATGTCCAACGACTCCCACCTCTTCAGGACGCGGGAGGAGATGGAGGAGGCGGGGTTCGTGCTTGAGGGGAACCGGTTTGTGAAGGGGGATGAGGTGTGGCTGCCGCTGTATGAGGCGAAGATGTTCCATCAGTATGATCATCGGTTTGGGACGTTTGAAGGAGTTGATGACCGGGGGAATACGCATATTCCGACGCCTACTACTGAACAACATGCTGATCCGAATTTTATTGTGATGCCATGGTATTGGGTGAGTGAAATATCAGTTCGAGAAATTAACGAAGATTTCAAGTGGTATATTGGTTTTAGAGATATAACAAACTCAACGAATGAAAGAACAGGTGTATACTCAATCATTCCCTATTCTGGTGTTGGGAATACATCTCCCCTAATCATCCTATCAAGTATACCCCCAACACTTATTCTATTGATAATCTCGAATTTTAATTGCCCATCATATGACTATTGTATAAGATTGAAAATGGGTGGAACACATCTAACCTATTTTATTTTCAAACAACTCCCCGTCCTCCCCCCCTCCACCTACACACCCGCCCTCACCGACTTCATCGCCCCCCGCGTCGTCGAACTCACCTACACCGCCTGGGACCTCGAAGCCTTCGCCTCCGACGTCCTCGCCGAGGTCGGCGTAGAGACCTGGAACAGGTGGTTCCCGGCAAACCCGGTCGGGAAGGACGGCAGGCCGACCCCCTTTGTCTGGGACGAGGAGCGGCGGTTCGACCTGCGGTGCGACCTCGACGCCCTGTACTTCCACCTCTACGGGATCTCGCGGGAGGATGCCGACTACATCATGGAGACCTTCCCGATCGTGCGGCGCAAGGACGAGGCCGCCTACGGGCGCTACCGCACAAAGGAGGTGATCCTCCAGAAGTACGACGCCCTCGCCGGCGAGTTCGTGCGGGTGTTGCGTGCCGATCTCCCGGAGAGGGACGGCGCACCCGACTGGGCGGCGCTGATCCGGGGCGGCGAGAACGAGGGGGTCGAGTTCAAGACCTCGATGTCATGGGACGCGGCCACCGGGCGGCGGAACAAGGCGCTGGAGCACACCATCGCCCGCACCCTCGCCTCCTTCATGAACACCCGCGGCGGCGTGCTCTTCCTCGGCCTCGACGACAGCAGCGGGATCGTCGGCCTCGACGGCGACATCTCCCTCTCCAGACGGCAGAACGAGGACGGCCTCCGCCTCCGCTTCGACGACCTGGTCCGGACCTACCTCGGCAACGCCCACCTCCCGCAGGTGACCGTCCACCCCCTCGACGGCGACGGGAAGAGGTACTGGGCGGTGGAGGTCAGGCCTGCCGACGACCCCGTGTACGTGACGAACAACGGCGACGAGGAGTTCTGGGTCCGCGGGACAGCGTCGTCGCGGAAACTCTCGGTGCGCGAGACTGTCGAGTACATCAGGGGCCGGTTCAGTGCTCCATCGTCAGAGAGGTAA
- a CDS encoding ComF family protein — MEKIFRRSDGKDLEILYPPHCEVCGNPIPDAFARSHPYCGACNSDPDRSDPPVRVRAFGKYLYHNEFPDDTLSNEIRRAKTDPAFIPHLLECLYHAMDHQYPELQDLDLVIPVMRGSGDGEYNPSALLAEGISRRYNKPYLDVLYKTEPYRPLHEIHDLHEKEEEIRGKIGCTQTFNGESVLLIDDTCINMVTKRECARVLRAHGAGEIWSLVLGRMVTREHLRVLRRYNG; from the coding sequence ATGGAAAAGATATTCAGACGCTCGGACGGGAAAGACCTGGAGATCCTCTACCCTCCCCATTGTGAGGTCTGCGGCAACCCCATCCCGGACGCCTTCGCCAGATCCCACCCCTATTGCGGCGCATGCAACAGTGACCCCGACAGATCCGACCCGCCGGTCCGGGTCAGGGCATTCGGGAAATACCTGTATCACAATGAGTTTCCCGACGACACGCTCAGCAACGAGATCCGCCGGGCAAAAACCGACCCCGCCTTCATCCCGCACCTTCTGGAATGCCTGTACCACGCCATGGACCACCAGTATCCCGAACTGCAGGACCTCGACCTCGTCATCCCGGTCATGCGGGGATCAGGTGATGGAGAATACAACCCCTCCGCCCTCCTTGCAGAAGGCATCTCCAGACGCTACAACAAACCATATCTGGACGTCCTCTACAAAACAGAACCCTACCGCCCGTTGCACGAGATCCACGATCTCCATGAGAAAGAAGAGGAGATCAGAGGAAAAATCGGCTGTACCCAAACCTTTAATGGTGAGTCGGTCCTTCTCATCGATGACACCTGCATCAATATGGTAACAAAACGGGAGTGCGCACGCGTACTCCGGGCCCACGGCGCCGGCGAGATCTGGTCGCTCGTCCTCGGCAGAATGGTCACCAGGGAGCATCTGAGAGTATTAAGGAGATACAATGGGTGA
- a CDS encoding DNA-processing protein DprA, which translates to MGDTTVQELALLACLNDVHALKKREYVRRFSDRTTLHTFYTDFFESGADTTAAHPDLPAPLLQKAIEIRTRGLLDFYIDIIRNYQQSGIRILPVYDPNYPKKLLDLNDPPFMIFEKGSGYPLSKPAVAIVGTRNISPESIEKTGEIVEFFVSRGYVIVSGLARGTDAHAHAAALDCGGETIAVLPGDLIHIIPKENQELSQRIVTSGSLVSEVTDLAKMHKGRYIERNRITSALSDAVIVIETGKSGGSIRQAEIARKQGKPLYSVKPDPANAEAMAGHTALISISATSIESPLDLLHYFTQKQHHISRPTTLADFS; encoded by the coding sequence ATGGGTGATACCACCGTACAGGAACTGGCGCTCCTCGCCTGCCTCAACGACGTCCACGCCTTAAAAAAGCGAGAGTACGTCAGGCGCTTCAGCGACCGCACCACCCTCCATACCTTCTATACTGATTTTTTTGAGAGCGGCGCAGACACAACCGCAGCGCATCCCGATCTCCCTGCCCCGCTCCTCCAGAAGGCAATAGAGATCCGCACCCGCGGCCTGCTCGACTTCTACATCGACATCATCAGGAACTACCAGCAGAGCGGCATCCGTATCCTCCCGGTGTACGACCCCAACTACCCAAAAAAACTCCTCGACCTCAACGACCCCCCCTTCATGATCTTTGAGAAAGGGAGCGGATATCCCCTCTCAAAACCCGCTGTCGCCATTGTGGGCACACGAAACATCAGCCCGGAAAGCATCGAAAAGACCGGGGAGATCGTGGAGTTCTTCGTCTCCCGCGGCTACGTGATCGTGAGCGGACTCGCCCGCGGAACAGACGCCCATGCCCACGCCGCAGCACTGGACTGCGGCGGCGAAACGATCGCCGTCCTCCCCGGAGACCTCATCCACATCATACCAAAAGAGAACCAGGAACTCTCGCAGCGGATCGTCACCTCAGGCTCCCTCGTGAGCGAGGTGACCGACCTCGCAAAAATGCACAAAGGGCGGTATATCGAGAGAAACCGGATCACAAGTGCGCTCTCCGATGCTGTCATCGTGATCGAGACCGGCAAATCTGGCGGGTCCATCAGGCAGGCTGAAATTGCACGGAAACAGGGAAAACCACTCTACTCCGTAAAACCCGATCCCGCAAACGCCGAAGCGATGGCCGGGCATACCGCGCTGATCTCCATCTCCGCAACATCCATCGAATCACCCCTCGATCTCCTCCACTACTTCACGCAGAAGCAGCACCATATCTCAAGACCGACCACTCTTGCAGACTTCTCATAG
- a CDS encoding viperin family antiviral radical SAM protein yields MNWHLISACNYSCRFCFARNLGETPVSFSEGERILTRLADAGMEKINFAGGEPLLHPRLFDYCRAAHDLGMTVSITTNGSRLTPEQVRMERGYIDWIALSVDSASEETEVRLGRGDGRHVGHCIRLSDAIREAGIRLKINTTVTALSREEDMTGFIRRTDPDRWKVLQMLHIRGENDGAVADLSVTDAEFRAFADRHTGVVLRGGVLPVFESSAMIEGSYFMVTPGGRVKTDTGRVIRKYSLDEVLESGVSAYVDEGQYLGRGGVYAW; encoded by the coding sequence GTGAACTGGCATCTGATCTCTGCCTGCAACTATTCGTGCAGGTTCTGTTTTGCGCGGAACCTGGGGGAAACACCGGTCTCTTTCTCTGAAGGAGAGAGGATCCTCACCCGTCTTGCCGATGCAGGGATGGAGAAGATCAATTTTGCCGGGGGGGAACCGCTTCTCCATCCGCGGCTCTTTGATTACTGCCGCGCCGCCCATGACCTGGGGATGACCGTCTCGATCACGACGAACGGGTCGCGGCTGACACCGGAACAGGTCAGGATGGAGAGGGGGTATATCGACTGGATCGCCCTCTCGGTGGATTCGGCCTCTGAGGAGACCGAGGTGCGCCTGGGCCGCGGAGACGGTCGGCACGTCGGTCACTGCATTCGTCTCTCGGATGCGATCAGGGAGGCCGGGATCAGGCTGAAGATCAATACGACGGTCACCGCCCTCTCCCGGGAGGAAGATATGACCGGGTTCATCAGGAGGACCGATCCCGACCGCTGGAAGGTGTTGCAGATGCTCCATATCAGGGGGGAGAACGACGGGGCGGTGGCCGATCTCTCGGTGACCGACGCGGAGTTCAGGGCTTTTGCCGACCGTCATACTGGTGTCGTCCTGCGCGGCGGTGTCCTGCCGGTGTTTGAGTCCTCGGCGATGATCGAGGGGTCGTATTTCATGGTCACACCGGGTGGCCGCGTGAAGACCGATACCGGGCGGGTGATCAGGAAATATTCCCTGGATGAGGTGCTTGAGTCCGGGGTTTCGGCATATGTTGACGAGGGGCAGTACCTCGGGAGGGGAGGGGTGTATGCGTGGTGA